GGGTAGCGTGCTCGACACGATCGGTGAACCTTCCGCGGGACTGTGGAGCAAGTTGGGGAACTTCCTCAGGGAGAGCTATGACTTCGAGCCCGAACTGGTGTACTACGGCAAGAAATACGGCTGGTGCTACAGATATCGGAGGAAGAAGAAGACCCTGTGCACGATCTTCCCCGAGACCGGGGCATTCACGGTCCTCGTCACGCTTGGGAAGAAGGAGGTCGAGGGAGTCGAGAGCATTCTGAGCACGCTCAATCAGGAGACTCAACGGATCTTCAAAGAGGCCCGCCAGTATCATGACGGGAAATGGATCTACCGGAGAGTGCTGAACGAGCACGATTTGGCGGACATCGTTGCTTTGCTGAAGGCCAAGAAGAAGCCCACCTCGTGATGGCGCACGATTGAACCGCCCGCCTGTATGAGATCGTTTCGGGGGGAAAGGACTCTGTGTCTCCGTGCCGGTTC
The Candidatus Thermoplasmatota archaeon DNA segment above includes these coding regions:
- a CDS encoding DUF3788 domain-containing protein, translating into MPEDSQYVRLLDEDETPDEGSVLDTIGEPSAGLWSKLGNFLRESYDFEPELVYYGKKYGWCYRYRRKKKTLCTIFPETGAFTVLVTLGKKEVEGVESILSTLNQETQRIFKEARQYHDGKWIYRRVLNEHDLADIVALLKAKKKPTS